The following proteins come from a genomic window of Nostoc sp. TCL26-01:
- a CDS encoding LD-carboxypeptidase, with translation MNIQRRQFIKTCGLATLATQFPLLTAQSQTSPNTMIKPPRLQVGDTVGLIAPAGIFEPQYIEVVQQYLGKLGLKAKLGKHILDRYGYLAGKDTDRACDVNDMFADSTVKAILAMRGGWGCNRILALLNYQLIRSHAKIIMGYSDITSLLLAINARSRIMTFHGPVATSTWTPFMLDYLKRILFDAEAVKLQNTNSPEGRVQTINPGKAKGKLVGGNLSVLSAMVGSPYLPAWQNRILFVEDTNEDIYRVDRMLTQLKNAGILHRISGFIFGQCTDCQSDNEPSLTLMQVLQDHLLPLGIPVWYGAMIGHIQDKFILPIGAEVEIDANLGTIQLLEAAVS, from the coding sequence ATGAATATCCAGCGTCGCCAATTTATCAAAACCTGTGGTTTAGCTACCTTAGCTACTCAGTTTCCCTTACTTACGGCTCAAAGTCAGACATCACCTAATACTATGATCAAGCCACCACGCTTACAAGTAGGCGATACGGTGGGTTTAATCGCACCTGCGGGTATATTTGAACCCCAGTATATCGAAGTAGTTCAGCAGTATCTGGGGAAATTGGGATTAAAAGCGAAACTGGGCAAGCATATTTTAGATCGTTATGGCTATCTGGCAGGTAAAGATACAGACCGCGCCTGTGATGTTAATGATATGTTCGCTGATAGTACAGTTAAAGCCATCCTAGCGATGCGTGGCGGTTGGGGATGTAATCGGATTTTAGCTCTACTTAATTATCAACTAATTCGCTCCCATGCCAAAATCATCATGGGTTACAGCGATATCACTTCCCTATTGTTAGCCATTAATGCCCGTAGTCGGATCATGACTTTTCACGGGCCTGTGGCTACATCTACCTGGACTCCCTTCATGCTAGATTACCTAAAGCGCATCCTCTTTGACGCTGAAGCTGTCAAGTTGCAAAATACCAACTCTCCTGAAGGACGAGTGCAGACAATCAACCCAGGCAAAGCCAAGGGTAAACTTGTGGGTGGTAATTTGTCGGTGTTATCTGCGATGGTGGGTTCGCCATATCTACCTGCTTGGCAAAATAGAATTTTATTTGTAGAAGATACCAACGAAGATATTTACCGAGTAGATCGGATGTTGACGCAGTTAAAAAATGCTGGAATACTGCATCGAATTTCTGGTTTTATCTTTGGACAATGCACTGATTGTCAGTCAGATAATGAACCATCGCTGACACTAATGCAAGTGTTGCAAGACCATTTACTGCCTTTAGGAATTCCCGTTTGGTATGGTGCAATGATTGGACATATTCAAGATAAGTTTATTTTACCCATTGGTGCAGAAGTAGAAATTGATGCCAATTTGGGGACAATTCAGTTATTAGAAGCAGCTGTGAGTTAA
- a CDS encoding ferritin-like domain-containing protein — protein MIMPVITEKWTKELVQAHAQTAVKVELYTLPFYLTALTSIQEPSTYAYKSLLSICIEEMLHLQLAANLCLALDTQPEFTAPQYDGTAIPFLDPKNPDTGHYKLINAKLDALNAETLDLMLDIETPSGLEPHRHPAKGISKIIDWEEASAEKIWQFSHHSTPVYPYDTIGEMYDALIAGIHHVGIDQFSWDDEKKSQNRNQQVIWDQEKESFKQQITSYEDAQDAVKTISYQGEGTTTGEDRYAVPPHYRLEAESDDAHGLNEYSHYERLLEIKQQGLPKIYATNNQLENQQAQAVALEELQSNFANLLNELNSIWAGHSKNLDDFWATMTDRENGTIVKARNCWKAGVIPKWS, from the coding sequence ATGATTATGCCCGTTATTACAGAAAAATGGACTAAAGAACTCGTGCAGGCTCATGCCCAAACGGCGGTGAAAGTAGAACTATACACCTTACCCTTTTATCTCACTGCACTCACCTCTATCCAAGAACCAAGTACCTACGCCTATAAATCTCTCCTGAGTATTTGTATTGAGGAAATGCTTCATCTGCAACTAGCTGCCAATTTGTGCCTAGCGCTAGACACTCAGCCTGAGTTTACAGCACCGCAGTACGATGGCACTGCTATTCCATTTTTAGATCCTAAGAATCCGGATACTGGACATTATAAGCTGATTAATGCCAAGTTGGATGCTCTAAACGCCGAAACCCTCGACTTAATGTTGGATATCGAGACTCCCAGTGGTTTAGAGCCACATCGTCATCCAGCGAAAGGAATCAGCAAAATCATTGATTGGGAGGAAGCTTCTGCGGAGAAGATATGGCAGTTCTCACATCATTCAACTCCCGTGTATCCCTACGATACGATTGGTGAGATGTACGACGCACTAATCGCTGGCATCCACCATGTAGGGATAGATCAATTCTCTTGGGATGATGAGAAAAAAAGCCAGAACAGGAATCAGCAAGTTATTTGGGATCAAGAGAAAGAGAGTTTTAAGCAGCAAATTACCAGCTATGAGGATGCACAGGACGCTGTCAAGACGATTAGTTACCAGGGTGAAGGTACAACCACAGGGGAAGATAGATACGCTGTACCTCCTCACTATCGCTTAGAAGCAGAGAGTGATGATGCTCATGGTTTAAATGAGTACTCTCACTACGAACGACTTTTAGAGATCAAGCAACAAGGGTTGCCAAAAATCTATGCAACGAATAATCAGCTGGAGAATCAACAAGCGCAAGCAGTTGCTTTGGAAGAGCTGCAATCTAATTTTGCTAACCTGCTCAACGAATTAAATAGTATTTGGGCTGGCCATAGCAAAAATCTTGATGATTTTTGGGCTACGATGACGGATAGGGAGAACGGTACAATTGTCAAAGCTCGCAACTGTTGGAAAGCGGGTGTGATTCCCAAGTGGTCATAA
- a CDS encoding MASE1 domain-containing protein, which translates to MERMTELIKIATMRRWLMISLLGLLALSIAHGMALIYRIQPGVSLWFPPSGVAIALTFWFGPYGIILTGLASVLMSPLWGLHGWERVAALTDAVEPLIAWWLYRHLWHGSRTLNNLKDAALFTFSTPIIACVTSATMGSLAWVALGKMSAFNLAHNISHWWLGNAIGVMAITPTALLVLTPYFQSQGWLPKKEKLNSSSTAVKLPLSRRLVLEFSAIVLLCIAIAALTVSETHQNEFKFQQLSFLSFVPVLWAATRFGVTSGMLTSSFCVLITLFCYLIVYPNAIALPTFPVPPEVLHVHKLSLLVQCAVGLLVGIAITDRARIQVELAVERVRLGEYQARAKLSEKLIELNESLAKTNTCLAASHQEQDELLKREQALRSRLSKILESMSDAFMTVNRDWQITYANHQVARLQNLQPEDLLGKNHWEQWPATRGTDFEREYQRSLLENIPVHFEALYAPWEMWLEIHAYPYEDGLGIFLRNITERKQAEIERDYLFIREQMARSEAEKANRLKDEFLAVLSHELRTPLNPILGWATLLKKRNLAEATLTKGIETIERNAKLQIQLIEDLLDVSRIQQGKLILNIQPVNLVNSIFEALENINLALVAKNIHLQTFVDANVGIIAGDAARLQQIIWNLLANAVKFTPSGGEIQVLLTRVHHHAQLQIKDNGKGINPEFLPHVFEDFRQADSTTTREFGGLGLGLAIVRHLTELHGGSVKAESCGENMGATFTVSLPLMAEVPNIQPEIQPENDSTFSLANLSILVVDDDADTGEFLTLMLAQFGADVTAVTSAGAALEVIAKTRVDLLLSDIGMPGIDGYMLMQLIRALPSAKGGKIPAIALTAYAGEINQKHALAAGFQKHLVKPVDADELLKAIAQVYCQSKSRIPEQNAQDLQNSPYSIY; encoded by the coding sequence ATGGAACGTATGACCGAATTAATTAAAATTGCAACCATGCGTCGATGGCTGATGATTTCACTGTTAGGTTTACTAGCTTTGAGCATCGCTCATGGAATGGCGCTCATCTACCGGATTCAGCCTGGAGTCTCACTTTGGTTTCCGCCATCAGGTGTGGCGATCGCCTTAACTTTTTGGTTTGGCCCCTATGGTATAATTCTGACGGGACTGGCATCTGTGTTAATGTCACCGCTTTGGGGATTGCATGGTTGGGAGCGAGTAGCAGCTTTAACTGATGCTGTGGAACCTTTGATCGCTTGGTGGCTTTACCGTCATCTTTGGCATGGTTCCCGAACCTTGAATAACCTTAAAGACGCAGCTCTATTTACCTTCAGTACACCCATAATAGCTTGTGTTACTTCAGCAACTATGGGGAGTTTGGCTTGGGTAGCACTGGGTAAAATGTCGGCTTTTAACTTAGCTCATAACATTTCCCATTGGTGGTTGGGCAATGCTATTGGTGTCATGGCGATTACACCTACGGCATTATTAGTTTTAACTCCTTATTTCCAATCTCAGGGCTGGCTACCAAAGAAGGAAAAATTAAACTCTTCATCTACTGCTGTTAAATTGCCGCTTTCGCGTCGTCTTGTACTAGAGTTCAGCGCTATTGTACTCCTTTGTATCGCCATAGCAGCTCTGACTGTGAGCGAAACTCATCAAAATGAATTTAAATTCCAGCAATTATCTTTTTTAAGCTTTGTACCGGTGCTGTGGGCTGCCACTCGCTTTGGTGTTACTAGTGGGATGCTCACTTCTAGTTTTTGTGTACTCATAACACTATTCTGTTATCTCATTGTCTATCCCAATGCGATCGCATTACCTACCTTCCCTGTACCACCGGAAGTGTTGCACGTTCACAAGCTGAGTCTATTAGTACAGTGTGCTGTTGGGCTGCTCGTGGGGATTGCAATTACTGATAGAGCCAGAATTCAGGTAGAGTTGGCTGTGGAAAGAGTGCGGTTGGGAGAATATCAAGCCCGTGCCAAACTATCAGAAAAATTGATAGAACTGAATGAATCATTGGCAAAAACCAATACTTGTTTAGCTGCATCCCATCAAGAACAAGATGAATTACTCAAGCGCGAACAAGCACTCCGCAGTCGTTTGAGTAAGATCCTCGAAAGCATGAGCGATGCTTTTATGACAGTGAACCGAGACTGGCAGATTACCTATGCTAATCACCAAGTAGCCAGATTGCAAAATTTACAACCAGAAGATTTGCTGGGGAAAAACCATTGGGAACAGTGGCCAGCAACTAGAGGTACAGATTTTGAGCGAGAATATCAGCGATCGCTTTTAGAAAATATACCAGTCCATTTTGAGGCATTGTACGCACCTTGGGAGATGTGGTTGGAAATTCATGCCTATCCCTATGAAGATGGCTTGGGGATATTTTTGAGAAATATTACTGAACGAAAACAGGCAGAAATAGAACGGGATTATCTTTTTATTCGTGAACAAATGGCTAGAAGTGAAGCTGAAAAAGCTAATCGTTTAAAAGATGAATTTCTAGCTGTGCTTTCCCATGAATTGCGGACTCCACTGAATCCAATTTTAGGTTGGGCAACTCTACTCAAAAAACGTAATTTAGCAGAAGCAACACTGACGAAAGGAATTGAAACTATTGAGCGCAATGCTAAATTACAAATTCAATTAATTGAAGATTTATTAGATGTTTCCCGGATTCAGCAGGGAAAATTAATTTTAAACATTCAACCTGTCAATTTAGTCAATTCTATATTTGAGGCTTTAGAAAATATTAATTTGGCATTAGTAGCGAAAAATATTCATCTGCAAACTTTCGTCGATGCCAATGTCGGCATAATTGCAGGTGATGCTGCTCGTCTACAGCAAATAATTTGGAACTTACTTGCTAATGCAGTTAAATTCACTCCTTCAGGGGGAGAAATACAAGTTTTATTAACCAGAGTTCATCACCATGCTCAACTGCAAATCAAAGATAATGGTAAAGGCATTAACCCAGAGTTTTTACCTCATGTTTTTGAGGATTTTCGTCAAGCAGATAGCACAACGACAAGAGAATTTGGTGGGTTGGGTTTAGGACTAGCTATTGTCCGCCATCTGACAGAATTGCATGGTGGTTCTGTCAAAGCCGAAAGTTGTGGGGAAAATATGGGAGCAACATTTACAGTGAGTTTGCCATTAATGGCGGAAGTTCCCAATATTCAACCAGAAATTCAGCCAGAAAATGATAGTACATTTAGTTTGGCAAATTTGTCCATCTTGGTAGTAGATGATGATGCCGATACAGGTGAATTTCTCACCTTGATGTTGGCACAATTTGGCGCTGACGTTACGGCTGTGACATCAGCAGGTGCAGCTTTAGAAGTAATTGCTAAAACCAGAGTTGATTTACTGTTAAGTGATATTGGTATGCCAGGGATAGATGGCTATATGCTGATGCAGTTAATTCGAGCGCTACCATCAGCAAAAGGAGGTAAAATACCAGCGATCGCTCTCACGGCTTATGCTGGAGAAATTAACCAAAAACACGCCCTAGCAGCCGGGTTTCAAAAGCACCTAGTTAAGCCTGTGGATGCAGATGAGTTATTAAAAGCGATCGCTCAAGTTTATTGTCAATCAAAGTCTAGAATACCTGAGCAGAATGCTCAAGACTTACAAAATTCTCCATACAGTATTTATTAA
- a CDS encoding M23 family metallopeptidase — MTIEIFQHNDHKRLSWFGSKEKKHYHCYQINLLIGLFATLPVTLALPVEALQVRVIPNNPRLGDTVSVIINLDNPENNSNPTVSVGEKTYPVFELAPNKYRAFLPTTPLEKPGTRKLRVAGDGQVQEVSVTVGNRKFPVQRITLPPGKSADGATEYELNRVAAFKALQTPQKYWNGLFLKPNNGRMSTLYGVRRYYNGKFANDYYHRGLDYAGAAGSPVTAPAAGKVALVGRVSQGFRVHGNVVGIDHGQGVVSIFMHLSRINVKEGDIVKAGQLIGAVGSTGASTGPHLHWGLYVNGQSVDPTSWRTKTFE, encoded by the coding sequence ATGACTATTGAAATTTTTCAGCACAATGATCACAAGAGGTTAAGTTGGTTTGGGAGCAAAGAAAAAAAACATTATCATTGTTATCAAATAAACTTATTAATCGGCTTGTTTGCCACCTTACCTGTGACTTTGGCATTACCTGTAGAAGCTTTGCAAGTAAGGGTTATTCCCAATAATCCTCGGCTAGGAGATACAGTTTCTGTGATCATCAATTTAGATAATCCAGAAAATAACAGCAACCCAACCGTATCTGTAGGTGAAAAAACTTACCCAGTTTTTGAACTAGCACCTAACAAATATAGAGCATTTTTACCGACAACTCCCCTAGAAAAACCAGGTACGAGAAAACTCAGAGTTGCTGGTGATGGACAGGTGCAAGAAGTATCAGTCACCGTCGGGAATCGTAAATTTCCTGTGCAACGCATTACTTTGCCACCAGGAAAATCCGCCGATGGTGCTACTGAATACGAACTCAACCGTGTAGCAGCCTTTAAAGCATTACAAACTCCACAAAAGTATTGGAATGGGCTATTCCTCAAACCCAACAATGGGCGAATGAGTACACTCTATGGTGTACGTCGTTACTACAATGGTAAATTTGCCAATGACTACTACCATCGTGGACTTGACTACGCAGGTGCAGCAGGTTCTCCCGTCACTGCACCAGCTGCGGGAAAAGTGGCTTTGGTCGGCAGGGTATCCCAAGGATTCCGAGTTCATGGTAATGTAGTTGGCATTGACCACGGTCAAGGAGTTGTCAGTATTTTTATGCACCTGAGCCGGATTAATGTTAAAGAAGGTGACATAGTTAAAGCTGGACAATTAATTGGCGCAGTCGGTTCAACAGGCGCATCTACCGGGCCGCATTTGCACTGGGGTCTGTATGTCAATGGGCAATCCGTAGACCCAACATCTTGGCGAACAAAGACTTTTGAATAA
- a CDS encoding late competence development ComFB family protein: MSIEKIVKQALQDGYLTPAMEAEVGRICDNASELSIEEYMALDQLMGALLTGEVVAVPRKQFINVMEELVLTEAIARVAEIEATSESSIDVGDIAAYALNRLPPLYATTEEGANYQRQRAKAELQEFITKEVTEAINRNLDQPNDNRTPFVTKTTGNEVLRQVSSLLQVYAPSFEQKSADEG; this comes from the coding sequence ATGAGTATTGAAAAAATTGTAAAGCAAGCTCTCCAGGATGGTTATCTTACACCAGCAATGGAAGCAGAAGTCGGACGTATTTGTGATAACGCATCAGAACTCTCCATCGAAGAGTACATGGCGCTAGATCAGTTAATGGGAGCATTATTGACTGGTGAAGTAGTAGCTGTTCCTCGCAAACAGTTTATTAATGTCATGGAAGAGTTAGTATTAACTGAGGCGATCGCTCGTGTAGCAGAAATTGAAGCAACTAGTGAGAGTTCCATCGATGTTGGGGATATCGCCGCCTATGCCCTCAACCGTCTTCCACCCCTATACGCCACCACAGAAGAAGGTGCAAACTACCAGCGCCAACGGGCCAAAGCAGAACTTCAAGAATTTATCACCAAAGAGGTAACAGAGGCAATTAACCGCAACCTCGACCAGCCCAACGACAACAGGACACCATTTGTCACCAAAACCACTGGTAACGAAGTGTTACGTCAAGTCAGCAGCTTATTACAAGTCTACGCTCCCAGCTTTGAGCAAAAATCTGCTGATGAAGGGTAA
- a CDS encoding L,D-transpeptidase, with the protein MAMVRNESVGRMVMFLCFGTAVLSLAVYWRITTTQGQFKKQISASLNRPGGVYRGGLGETAFGASAPPGGSTLDKNSSSQSSAIKSGDKSDTVNQNVNLETSKPNKTQVLTPAIPKNSDSSNQSDSIFPQLSLPKPSPSKLSNGKKEVVVDLSDRRTYVYSGDVVIASYPIAIGKKGWETPTGTFKVKDMQHDPIWRHPITGKVFPSGTDSPLGERWIGFWSDGRNEIGFHGTPETHLLGTAISHGCLRMRNADVRLLYDQVEVGTSVVVQN; encoded by the coding sequence ATGGCAATGGTAAGAAATGAATCTGTTGGGCGTATGGTGATGTTTCTCTGCTTTGGCACAGCCGTTTTATCGCTAGCTGTCTATTGGCGAATTACCACAACCCAGGGGCAGTTTAAAAAACAAATCTCCGCTAGCTTAAATCGCCCTGGAGGTGTTTACCGAGGAGGTTTAGGCGAAACCGCTTTTGGTGCTTCTGCACCCCCTGGTGGGTCTACTCTAGATAAAAATTCTTCATCTCAGTCTTCGGCTATCAAGTCTGGGGATAAATCAGATACTGTTAACCAAAATGTAAATCTAGAGACTAGCAAACCCAACAAAACTCAGGTATTGACACCAGCAATTCCCAAAAATTCTGACTCTTCTAACCAATCAGATTCAATATTTCCCCAGTTATCATTACCAAAACCATCACCGAGTAAATTGAGCAATGGGAAAAAAGAGGTGGTAGTTGATTTAAGCGATCGCCGGACTTATGTTTATTCAGGGGATGTAGTGATAGCTAGTTACCCAATTGCTATAGGTAAGAAGGGTTGGGAAACGCCTACAGGTACTTTTAAAGTCAAAGATATGCAGCACGATCCCATCTGGCGACACCCCATCACAGGCAAAGTGTTTCCCTCTGGGACTGATAGTCCCTTGGGTGAACGATGGATTGGGTTTTGGTCTGATGGACGCAATGAAATTGGCTTTCACGGTACACCAGAAACACACCTACTCGGCACAGCTATTTCTCACGGCTGCTTGCGGATGCGTAATGCGGATGTCCGGTTATTGTATGACCAAGTAGAGGTAGGTACATCTGTGGTAGTGCAGAATTAG
- a CDS encoding sigma-70 family RNA polymerase sigma factor → MSQSIAVSWSTVDARCPEASVQVDKLSNHDLILRCQVGLRPDRVAFAELLRRYQTQVDRVLYHLAPDWSDRADLAQEVWIRVYRNISRLQEPAKFRGWLSRIATNLFYDELRKRKRVVSPLSLDAPRSVDDGEMDWEIAGDTPGPEEELTTREFYEQLREAIADLPEVFRTTIVLREIEGMAYEEIAEITGVSLGTVKSRIARARSRLQSQLQNYLDT, encoded by the coding sequence ATGAGTCAATCGATTGCTGTATCCTGGTCAACGGTTGATGCGAGGTGTCCAGAGGCATCGGTGCAAGTTGACAAGCTCTCAAATCACGATTTAATCTTGCGTTGTCAAGTCGGACTACGCCCAGATCGTGTTGCTTTTGCAGAACTACTGCGCCGCTATCAAACCCAGGTTGATAGAGTTTTGTATCACCTAGCCCCTGATTGGTCAGACAGAGCCGATTTGGCTCAAGAAGTTTGGATTCGTGTGTATCGGAATATTAGCCGATTACAAGAACCTGCTAAATTTAGGGGCTGGTTAAGCCGCATTGCCACCAACTTGTTCTATGACGAATTGCGTAAACGCAAGCGCGTTGTTAGTCCTTTGTCATTAGATGCTCCCCGTTCTGTTGATGACGGTGAGATGGATTGGGAAATTGCGGGAGATACACCAGGGCCAGAAGAAGAACTGACCACTAGAGAATTCTACGAACAACTGCGAGAAGCGATCGCTGATTTACCGGAAGTATTCCGCACTACCATAGTTCTCAGAGAAATCGAAGGCATGGCATACGAAGAAATTGCCGAAATCACCGGCGTATCTCTGGGAACCGTGAAGTCAAGAATTGCCAGAGCTAGATCCAGATTGCAATCTCAGTTGCAGAATTATCTTGACACTTAA
- a CDS encoding anti-sigma factor, translating into MTTDSHFNNRCRWQFPRDLNPEEMVKHTNEATGAVDMVKRDRFELLSAYLDGEVTAAERRQVENWLAEDEAVQRLYARLLKLRQGVRTMPVPAAPQSPEITANQVFARVNRRSRLVWTLSGAAIAACVIGVVSGWLPGREAGVPQLAKQPVAQPTPVATKPVAPTAAPLMVALNNPVIEIPKAAIASPQKPANSQKPRLGEVNSGIN; encoded by the coding sequence ATGACTACTGATTCTCACTTTAATAACCGTTGTCGGTGGCAATTTCCTAGAGATTTAAATCCAGAAGAGATGGTTAAGCATACCAACGAAGCAACGGGTGCTGTAGACATGGTAAAGCGCGATCGCTTTGAATTACTGAGTGCTTACCTCGATGGCGAGGTGACAGCTGCCGAACGTAGACAAGTAGAAAACTGGTTAGCAGAAGATGAAGCAGTTCAACGACTGTATGCCCGACTACTCAAGCTCAGGCAAGGTGTGCGGACAATGCCAGTACCAGCAGCCCCACAATCCCCAGAAATAACAGCTAATCAAGTATTTGCCAGAGTTAACCGCCGTTCTCGGTTAGTTTGGACATTGAGTGGTGCAGCAATAGCGGCTTGTGTGATTGGTGTTGTATCTGGCTGGTTACCAGGCCGGGAAGCAGGAGTGCCACAACTGGCAAAACAACCAGTAGCCCAACCCACTCCAGTGGCAACTAAACCTGTAGCACCTACAGCCGCACCTCTGATGGTGGCGCTAAACAACCCAGTCATCGAAATACCCAAAGCCGCAATAGCTTCTCCCCAAAAGCCAGCGAACTCACAAAAACCCCGACTAGGAGAAGTTAACTCTGGTATCAACTAA
- a CDS encoding gamma-glutamylcyclotransferase — MTKLTTKFSGRVQVFVYGTLKPGEVNYHRYCAGKVLASQRATALGQLFALPMGYPAMTTGEDLVQGYVLSFADWGILDELDELEDYQPHRHMSQNLYYRQQIPVDNLEGLVLDLAWVYLMNREKIKQLGGVPLPDGWWSSFS, encoded by the coding sequence ATGACTAAATTGACCACAAAATTTTCTGGTAGAGTGCAGGTTTTTGTTTACGGGACACTCAAACCAGGTGAAGTCAATTATCACAGATACTGTGCTGGCAAGGTGTTAGCTAGCCAAAGGGCAACTGCACTAGGTCAACTATTTGCCCTGCCAATGGGTTATCCAGCCATGACGACAGGAGAAGACCTAGTTCAGGGATATGTACTCTCGTTTGCGGATTGGGGAATTTTAGATGAGCTGGATGAGTTGGAAGATTACCAACCTCACAGGCATATGTCCCAAAACCTTTATTATCGCCAGCAGATTCCAGTTGACAATCTAGAAGGACTAGTTCTAGATTTAGCCTGGGTCTACTTGATGAACCGAGAAAAAATTAAACAGCTAGGGGGTGTTCCCCTACCTGATGGCTGGTGGAGTAGTTTTAGTTGA